From Orcinus orca chromosome 3, mOrcOrc1.1, whole genome shotgun sequence, a single genomic window includes:
- the LOC101276278 gene encoding LOW QUALITY PROTEIN: 3-galactosyl-N-acetylglucosaminide 4-alpha-L-fucosyltransferase FUT3 (The sequence of the model RefSeq protein was modified relative to this genomic sequence to represent the inferred CDS: inserted 1 base in 1 codon; substituted 3 bases at 3 genomic stop codons) codes for MDPPGWAKVKCSCHHCLPGLLLQLLLAPCFSSYLRVSRDKPTWVPELGAPSQATAGPSTRPPLRLLLWTWLFNTPVALSHCSEMWPGTADCHLTVNRSEYPRADAVFVRHRKVSSRPKAQLTPSLRPPSXRWVWFSMESPSNCPQLKALDGYFTLTVSYRQDSDIFTPYSXREPWPGQPVDTLVNVSAKTKLVAWVVANWRVDSXRVQSYQKLQPHLQMDVYGRSHMPLPREVMTNRLSQYKFYLAFKNSLHPDYITEKLWRNALQAWAVSVVLGPSRRNYEQFLPPEDFQSPKDLTHYLLALVKDHTLYPSCFRWRETLRPRSFSWGLMFCQACXRLQQNPNYRTVPSITSWFT; via the exons ATGGATCCACCTGGCTGGGCCAAGGTAAAATGTTCCTGCCACCACTGTCTCCCCGGGCTGTTGCTGCAGCTGCTTCTGGCTCCGTGCTTCTCCTCCTACCTGCGTGTGTCCCGAGACAAGCCCACATGGGTCCCCGAATTGGGGGCCCCCTCCCAGGCCACTGCAGGGCCCTCCACCCGCCCGCCTCTGCGTCTCCTGCTGTGGACGTGGCTATTCAACACCCCAGTGGCTCTGTCCCACTGCTCGGAGATGTGGCCCGGCACAGCCGACTGCCACCTGACTGTCAACCGCAGCGAGTACCCTCGGGCGGATGCGGTCTTTGTGCGTCACCGAAAGGTCAGCTCCAGGCCTAAGGCACAGCTCACGCCTTCCCTGCGGCCCCCCAGCTAGCGCTGGGTCTGGTTCAGCATGGAATCGCCCAGCAACTGCCCCCAACTGAAGGCCCTGGACGGATACTTCACCCTCACGGTGTCCTACCGCCAGGACTCAGATATCTTCACGCCGTACAGCtagcgtgagccatggcctggcCAGCCTGTAGACACACTGGTGAACGTCTCGGCCAAGACCAAGCTGGTGGCCTGGGTGGTGGCCAACTGGAGGGTGGACT GTCGGGTGCAGTCCTATCAGAAGCTGCAGCCTCACCTCCAAATGGATGTGTATGGACGCTCCCACATGCCACTGCCCCGGGAGGTCATGACCAACAGGCTGTCCCAGTACAAGTTTTACCTGGCTTTCAAGAACTCCTTGCACCCTGACTATATCACAGAGAAGCTGTGGAGGAACGCCCTGCAGGCCTGGGCAGTGTCAGTGGTGCTGGGCCCCAGCAGGAGGAACTATGAACAGTTCCTGCCACCTGAAGACTTTCAGAGCCCCAAGGACTTGACCCATTATCTGCTGGCGCTGGTCAAGGACCACACCCTCTACCCGAGCTGCTTCCGCTGGCGGGAGACGCTGCGGCCCAGATCCTTCAGCTGGGGCTTGATGTTCTGTCAGGCCTGCTAGCGGCTGCAACAGAATCCCAACTACCGGACGGTGCCCAGTATCACGTCTTGGTTCACGTGA